The following are encoded together in the Syngnathus typhle isolate RoL2023-S1 ecotype Sweden linkage group LG5, RoL_Styp_1.0, whole genome shotgun sequence genome:
- the LOC133154007 gene encoding secretory phospholipase A2 receptor-like: MQVFHQCALICPPDAQIVPSANKCPSGWLESDSSCYKKEMTPNGWLGARHHCVWQGGDLLSITSSAEEDFVKRTMGENTRFWLGLSNQKCDDVWCSFVAGSQDLIWSDGDTTTHTNWALDRYKSAVVASCAYVNQGAYVRPGLWMSGSCASSLAYMCKRPQRCPEGRTCTSNSGPAVMKTSDCEDGNFLYGDDCYFFDATLRTWEASEKFCVARRGHLTSMHSELEAIFLSGEHQEEPPQSSFG, from the exons ATGCAAGTGTTCCATCagtgtgctctgatctgtcCGCCTGATGCCCAAATTGTGCCTTCAGCCAACAAGTGTCCTTCCGGGTGGCTCGAGAGCGactccagctgctacaagaaggagATGActcccaacggttggctgggggcccggcaccactgcgtctggcagggcggcgacctgctctccatcacctcctcggccgaggaggactttgtgaagcgcaccatgggcgagaacacccgcttctggctgggactctccaaccag aaatgCGACGACGTCTGGTGTAGCTTTGTAGCCGGAAGCCAGGACCTGATCTGGTCTGATGGCGATACAACGACACACACCAACTGGGCCTTAGACCGCTATAAAAG CGCCGTTGTCGCGTcttgcgcctacgtcaaccaaggagCTTATGTTCGGCCTGGGTTGTGGATGTCTGGCTCCTGCGCttcctcgttggcctacatgtgcaaacggccgcaGA GATGCCCGGAGGGACGGACGTGTACCTCCAATAGTGGTCCTGCTGTAATGAAGA CTTCCGACTGCGAGGATGGCAACTTCCTTTATGGCGATGATTGCTATTTTTTTGACGCGACGCTCAGAACTTGGGAGGCTTCCGAGAAGTTTTGTGTCGCCCGGCGAGGCCACCTGACTAGCATGCACTCTGAGCTAGAGGCCATATTCCTTAGTGGTGAGCACCAAGAAGAACCGCCACAGTCGTCATTTGGCTGA